A stretch of DNA from Lotus japonicus ecotype B-129 chromosome 4, LjGifu_v1.2:
TGATTGACTCATTACATGGTATCTCACTTGAGCTACAATCACATTGTGCATAAGTTTgatgaattttcctttctactGAAAATTTTGGTGTTGTAGACTAGGACATACATACACATGAAATTATTGGCTGTGGTTTATGTCATACTACCTTGGGTAAATTGTAGTAGATGCCTGCACACTTGATTGTACCTCTCTTATAAGAAATTCTGATTTTCTTTGACTGGCATCATAGGTTGAAAATTGAATTGTTTTAATAGCTATATAATATTGAGAAATTTAATTTTCACACATCCCAATAAAGCTTTAAGCAAAGGAACCCTCAGATGAGTGGCATTAATATATTAATGACAAATCCTGTTTTTCACTTTGTTTCAGAATCTCCAATCTTCATTCTTGATGTTCAACACATATGGTattgttgttttagaattttttttaaccatCAATGTTATTATCTTGCTTGATTGCTTCTGAAATGGGAATAATGGTTTTGATTTAAGCAAATATATAGGATATTGACATCCTCGTTACTAATGTCACAGTTCTCCCAGGTAATAGCCATGTTCATGCTGCAATTTGAGTTGATGGGGCTTAATAGGCAGCAGAATAAATTGTGGAAGGTGGTCTGGCTTGCTGTTATATGGACAGTGTGGAATGGCAGAAACAACCTGGTGTTTAGAGAGGTGGAGATGGAGATAGAAAGATTGTTTGAGATGGTACAAATTTGTTCATGGAACTGGATTACGGCTGGACTCCAAGGattttcctcttccttctttgAATGGGTTTCGAACCCGATTCAATGCATTAAACCTGTCTACTGGTGCCGTGGAGGGGCAGTAGGAATTCTCTATTGAGGTGTGTTGTTTGGTCGAAGGGAATTCTCTACTGAATGCGTGAAGATTATTATGTAGAATAGGTTGAATTTGAATTATCAATAATGTACTCTTACTGAATATGCACTATTGAACTTCAGTAGTTGCACAATGATGTAACAAGTTTTGATTGCAATAAAACGAGACTTGAAATCTAATCCTTTGTCAACTTTAGTACTCCAAACTATGAACTTTTAAAGAAGCTTCACTGTTGCATGAAAACAGTTTTTCAGTTATACCTTATGCCACAAGAATGATTGATTTGTATGACAGCTTTATTTTCTAAGAAGAAAACGTGTGGGCAACATCTCATGCCCAAGCAGCTTCATCAGTTGTTTTAAGAGTGTGATGTAATataagttttctttcttttttagtGATTGTAGGCATATTTAGTACGGACTGCTGAAGCTATTTTTCAAGATTAGATTGAGACGGAAAAACATTAAATACTTCTAACAATATAGAACTATCAAATAGCTCATCAACCACTCATTTTAATGGAGAACAACTCTGTTTTTCTATACAGTAGAAACTATCATAATTTTAATGGAGAACAACTCTACTTAATGTTAACTGTGTCTTGCAGTTTTTGATGCTTAAGTCTACTCTACTTTGAATAAATCTGGCATAAATctatattataatttaaaaaaacattttagttTCACAATCAtgttaatttaattaacttacCTGCTCAAAAGATCTCCAAACACGCTCAGTTTTAGGTTGATAGAAGAACTAGGATGATATtgttaaaaacagaaaaagaaactaTCTAGTGGACAGTTACTATTGGCAATATCTCCATGTGGCTCTAATCTTCTGCTACCACTCTTCCTCTTAATGTGTGGTTTTACGGACAATATATTAGCAATAATATTGAACCTAACATGGTTTTATTGCAGATTTATATTTGTAGAGCATTTCCAGAatcagaaaaaatgaaaaagaaatctACACTGCCATGGATGTACAAAATCGATGTATTATAAGTCAATGCTCTGCCATTTAACTACAACAGGTAGTATAAAAAGAATCAATCataaaaacaaatgaaaattaCCAATACAAATTCATTATTCAATTTAACTGCAGGGCACTGACATTCTCATATTAGATCAAATATGTCTGCTAAGTCTAATCTTCAACTTTTATCTTGGTTTGATACATCTGAAATGAAAGAAGAGTACTTTACagaagatgaaggttgtgaACTGCATATTGTTTCAAAAT
This window harbors:
- the LOC130715159 gene encoding uncharacterized protein LOC130715159, translated to MQRAHLPIVFSQVIAMFMLQFELMGLNRQQNKLWKVVWLAVIWTVWNGRNNLVFREVEMEIERLFEMVQICSWNWITAGLQGFSSSFFEWVSNPIQCIKPVYWCRGGAVGILY